The following nucleotide sequence is from Perca flavescens isolate YP-PL-M2 chromosome 20, PFLA_1.0, whole genome shotgun sequence.
CAAAGTTCACCACACGTTTGCTGCAGGGCTCTGGGAGTGAAGGACGTCCTGAATCTCCGTGTGACAGCTTAGACGGGACGAAGAAGGGCGAACGGAAGAAAGAGTTTGTCTGCCAGGTACGATGCctcttaaatattttattttccttaatTTGAAAAAGCTGCATCacctgttatgttttttttatctatctatctgagtGTTTTTAAATAAGCAAGCATGCTAGATCACATATTCTTGTATAATCATCTGTGTAATATAGACATTTTTTCtaaatttcaaatgtttttggttTCTCACACGTCCCAGTTAATGTCTCTAGTTCTCCTGATTACCATGTCAATCTCTGACCAAAACGTCTGTATTTTATTTCCTGCAGATGTGTGAGCAGGCTGGCGAGGACTTGGTGCCCTGTGAAGGCCAGTGTTGTGGGATGTTTCACCTCCACTGTCTGGGCCTGTCACTCAAACCTGACGAGAAGCTTCTGTGTCAGGAGTGCAGCACAGGTTAGAAGTTCACGCTATGTCCAGGGAACAGCGTTTGGTCAGTTATTTAATCTTATAAGTGACCTCTTGCTGCACTACTTACAGTTGTTGACTAATATAAAAGTCTAAGCAAGTCCTTTTTAATCATGTTAGGAAgtcatctctttttttccttctaatCTATGCATGTTATATCTTCAATATAATCATGTTATTTGGTTTTCTGCTCCGTGATAACAGAAGTAACGTTTGTAATTATTACTGTCAATTTCTTTCCTCCTTTTGAttctcttcctgtttctcctCTCAGGAATTCACTCGTGTTTCAGCTGTAAGCAGTCGGACGGGGTGATGCGTCGCTGCCACGTTCCGCACTGCGGCAAGTTTTACCACGAGGCGTGCATCCGCCTCAACCCCCTCACCGTGTTTGACAACAAGGGCTTCCGCTGTCCGCTCCACACCTGCCTGAGCTGCCACTACGGCTGCCGCACCAAGCAGAAGTCCACCAAAGGTGAGGCTCTGCAGCACATTAGGGGTGCATTGGACCACAAAACTCGCGGTTCAGGTCGGGTTCAGcacaaaaaaagggggggaaattggttttgtttaaatgctttccATTTGGGCTCCCAGATAGCTCCGTTGGTAAAGCAggagcccatatatagaggtttactcctcgacgcagcgggcccgggtttgactccgacctgtggccctttgctgaatgtcattccccccctctctctcccctttcatttcttcagctgtcctgtcaataaagacctaaaaaatggccaaaaaatcaCGCcggagtagggttgggtaccgaaacgcaaCGCAAAGGGGTGCTTTAGCCCTGAGATTTCAGTTCAATCCTTTAAagaagtgactttttttttgggctATGTGGGGAGGACAATTTTGAGTCAACTTTCCATTTTAATAGCTGTAAAGAATCATCATTATCAGCCAGCAATATCCTGAGATTTGTTAAAAAATTTCAGAATAGATCGGTTATGTATAAAACAAGGACATGATTTTGATAGTGTTAAATGACCAGAAAAGTTTCTGACTGTTAATGTAAATCATTTGAAGCTCACAGTTAAAAGCATGACATTTAAAGATAAAAACTAGTTGAAggaaaatttatttatttggagaAAGTGGTCTCCAACTACAGCCAGGCCACATTTTGAGAATTAAACTCAATGAAAAGAAATCCTGCATTGTTGCTTTTTCTATTTATGATACATATTACCTAGTGAGCATTTAATGTGGTGGCCATGACCATTTTTAAATATGATGCAGCCACCCTTCATACAGTTTGTGACAGAACAGAATAAGCCTAGTATTGTAGACTTAAAGCAGACCAGTTCAACAGCACTTATCTTCAGGCATTTTTGGCCACTTGTACTTTTTCTGAGTGATGTAAATCTCTAATCTGGGGTCCCTCTCGCTCTCCGTACTGCAGGTAGGTTGATGCGTTGCCTTCGCTGCCCTGTCGCCTACCACGTTGGTGACCTGTGTGTTGCCGCCGGCAGTGAGATGATCACCAACACCGCCATTATCTGCACCAACCACTTCAACGCCAAGAAGGGCTACAGCCACCACAGTCATGTCAACGTCAGCTGGTGCTTCGTCTGCTCTAAAGGTTTGATACTTCTCCTCTCATCAACATGGAGGCCAGTTACCAATAGCCATATAGTGATCATTTGTTTGGTCTACTTAGCCAGTTATTTGCGCATGTCACCTGAgaaagccccgtggtgaggagcagagcaCAAtagtgcttttcaggtgttgcgctaatcactccgcccaagtagcagaagtagcagtatgtatacggttagaagatggctgtgtctcatgtgactttgttatttgtacacgctgtgagtatacaaatcacaacatgtaaataggaacatgttggcgttattttgtcacttattgggagcagtaggctagatggagccggttacctccagcatctgtgctaagctaggctagcggtgggtgcgtcagacagttacaacacacacggagattagaagggtatgtatggacttatctaactctaaagctaaagtcccaataagttggcctgttccttttaaggatcttcttgtgctgttaaaaataaaaactaattccAGCTGTATAATGGCAGGTTTAGGGAATTTTGATCACAACCAGACCTCTTCACTCGTTGACTTTAACCAGACTTTGACTAGAACCACTGTGAGAAAAATCTGTCTTGTATGTTTATGAGGTTTCCCTCAGGCtattgttaacccttgtgttgtcttccatcaaccttttttttccagttttttagtttttttccaatgtttgttAAATTTGTCTTCTACACactttcagcgcttatttctacgtcccatattttcatatataaaacaaaaatttcaaacgggtcaatttgacccaaaggcaacacaagggttaagcgaCACAGATCCTGATGCACTGAATCAGTTTAGTTGGTAGatatgggcaaaaaaaaaaaaaagaaatggctgCACTTATAAAAGATTGACAATATGCTGAGTTTTAAACTGCACCaccactatttttttttcctaaaaatgtattaaataaaacaatgtattcattttttatttttttttatgttagtgGAGGGGGGTCTTTATTTCAGGCTAAGTGGCTGGACACCCTGCTTTTAATATGATGTAATAGCTCTACAGAGAGTAGTAGAGCAAAGCATAATAATTAGTATCTCCTCAGTCTATAAAGGGTAATAAGGAAATCATTTTGGCACAGCCAAGTGCACTGGAGCTGTACAGGGTGTGGAGCTGTTAATCACTCATTCAGTactgctgctgaaaatcagAAGAAATGCTGAACTGCAGGAGTCCTGAGAATCCTTTTTTAGTTGCACTCACAGCCAGTTCTGCAGGGATGGCTGTAATTTAATGTGCGAGTTATTTTCTGACTTTGTGTAAGATGATACTGAACCCCAGAAAGCAAGCCAGTTGTAGAAATGTCAAGCTTGGATTGACAAATAAGTTACATTTTTGGTATGAAAATGAATACTAACTTAATGATTTAGgttttgtccatccatccatccatccatcttcgtccgcttatccggtgtcgggtcgcggggggagcagctccagcaggggaccccaaacttagGTTTTGTCATCAATGCAAAATCCAGTAaaagtgcccccccccccaccgtaTTAACTTTCACAGATGACCACTATAAGTGGAAACTCTCTCTGCAGCTTTGATGCTGCTGACTTGTAACTAAACGTTTAAATTGATCTGGTGTTGCAGGAGGCCAGCTGCTGTGCTGTGAGTCTTGTCCTGCAGCTTTTCACCCCGACTGCCTGAACATCGCTATGCCTGATGGGAGCTGGTTCTGCAACGACTGCCGGGCCggaaagaaacccaaatacAGAGACATCATCTGGGTCAAACTGGGAACCTACAGGTCAGAGAAACTGATCCCTAATTCAGTACCGTTgcattttctatctttttaaaATTCAACCCAAATGGCTGCGTTTCTTCTTGTTCTCTATTGTGACCTAGACTCTGAATAAATATCTTACACCTGCTCCGGCCTTTTTACTTCTTCAGGTGGTGGCCTGCAGAGATCCACCACCCCAGAAACATCCCCACCAACATCCAGCACCTTCGCCACGAGATCGGAGAGTTCCCAGTCTTCTTCTTCGGCTCCAAGGACTACTTCTGGACCCACCAGGGTCGGGTGTTTCCATACATGGAGGGAGACCGGGGCAGCAAGTACCAGAGGACCGGCATCGGCAAAGTCTTCAAGAATGGTGACGAGCTAAACTAGGAATACacttttttggccatttccgTAATCCATGAATAAGTCATTAAATCTCATGATAGTTGTTGAGAAGCTGTTTCCGTAGGTGAGATGGAATGTAATGAGAATCtacattgttttgtttcctCAGCTCTGCTGGAGGCCGAAGTTCGATTCAAGGAGATAAAAATCAAACGAGAGGCCAAGGAAGCACAAGAGAACAGCCGCAAACCACCCCCATATAAATTTATCAAGGTGTGAAATCTAAAAGTGTGCATTTTtgcttttgtctctttttatttattttttttattttttttttaaagtgaatacATGTGAAGAGTTTACTCTATTTACACTGCTTTCAATCCTTCCAGAATAGATCCTCCTTTCATGATATTGCAgtgtcctttttttcttcttatttttttatgttctcctCCTTTCAGGTCAACAAACCCTTCGGCAGGGTTCAGGTCTACACCGCAGACATTTCTGAGATCCCCAAGTGTAACTGCAAGCCGACAGACGAGAGGCCGTGCGGCTTTGAGTCGGAGTGTCTCAACCGCATGCTGCAGTACGAGTGCCACCCTCAGGTGTGTCCCAACGGGGAGCGCTGCTGTAACCAGGACTTCACCAAACGTCTCTACCCAGAGACCAAGATCATCAAGACCCCCGGCAAGGGCTGGGGCCTGATCGCTCTACGGGACATCAAGAAGGTAAAGTGGTCTTTTAGTGGGATCAGCCACTGTCTCGTGCAAATGTACATAATATCAGAAAAGATTCATCCCATTAAAAGTCGTAGTGAAAAGCTGAGGACTTGTTATGTATGTTTATCTATAATCGGGGTGGATAAAAACATCTCATGTTTTTTGCATGAGCACAGGCAGATTTTACAATATCGGTAATCATTTCtggtattttttgtttttgtgcaaaTCCATGTTTTAGTCACTTGGAATTAGATCCATCGGCCAGTCTGATATTGGCTCATTGCAGGTACATCAGCAAACATGTCAGCTGATTAATGACAAGGAATTGAATAACCGAAAAGCCAAAgctatgtttatgttttgaaacCTTCTATCATGTGTCTATTggagttgatttaaaaaaaaaaaaaaaaaaaaaaaatttaaggaAACCTTATTAAAAATGTTACGGTTTCTGTAAAGAAGATTTAAAATCAGCTGATTTTATATTGTTATCCAAATTGTTTTAAACTCTTGAATATCTGACTCCTGTATGGGTCGGGCTATACCTCAAAtgttgtacttaagtagagaTTTCTGGTGTTTTAAAGAAAGTTAAATCTGCCTTTTTGGCAGCTCAGCGACAGGCGCCTGCAGAAAAGTATGGATCAGGCTTGTATACAGTGTTTTCACTTTGACATTAAATGGTCTTTATCTCTATTTTAAAGTGTCCAAAAGCCATTTTAAACATCAACATTTTTGATTTAATTTAGTAAATCATACCTTCCAAGGGGTGTGGATAGTTTTTATATAAAAGCACTGTAGCCAATACCCAGATGGTTGGGAGATCCTGTGGATCAGCTCGGGACTAATATCGAGACATCGCTGGTCTGTTTCTCAAACAGGGTGAGTTTGTAAACGAGTACATTGGAGAGCTGATAGACGAGGAGGAGTGCAGGGCGAGGATCAAATACGCCCAGGAGAATAATATCACGGATTTCTACATGCTCACCATCGACAAGGTTAGTGGCCAACCCGGAAGTTGGAAGTACTTTTTTTGCTCAGCAGGGTGTCTGGGTGCTGTTTTCTCAGCAGCAGTACCACTACCTCTGTGAGCGAGAGAAACACAATGGTATTGCATTGGGAATGTTGCACCGTAGGTAACTGTAACATTACAGTAGTCAATACTACAAATCTTCCTCAGCTACAGCTGAATCCTATACATAGATCTGTTAAAAGCTAatgatataaataatataataaagtgACTAAATGCTAATTGGGGAGCAGTAGTAGTGGTATGTAGTGCTACATACTGTAAATTGTAATGTTAACTGGGAATATAATGCACTGATGAAAGCTATAAGTTAATTTAGAGGCACCTACTCAAAATTGTCTTATTTCTTTTAAGGACCGGATCATTGACGCCGGTCCAAAAGGAAACTACTCTCGCTTCATGAACCACAGCTGTCAGCCCAACTGTGAGACGCAGAAGTGGACGGTGAACGGCGACACGCGGGTTGGTCTGTTCGCCGTCTGTGACATCCCAGCAGGTGAGGCGACTTGGAAACGAGACCTTTTTTAGAGCCTTCTCTACACGTTCCTTTCACACGTTTgaataataattacatttacaacaaaataagtaGCTCGAGATAGACACCTAATTGTATAACCCAGTATGTTTTTTGGTATTTCAGGGACTGAGCTGACATTTAACTACAACCTGGACTGCCTCGGGAATGAGAAGACCGTTTGTCGCTGCGGTGCTCCCAACTGCAGCGGTTTTCTTGGTGATCGGCCTAAGGTGAGCTTTCTGATCAGAGCTGTTGGTTTATCATCAAGTTGAAATGACATGGTACCCAGAATCCTTTTTTATAGAAGCATAGCAACAGTACCGTTTTTAGGACATCGACACAGACGTGTTTTACACATTCTGGGTCAGAGACCATGTCCTGGTGTttcctagcctagaaatctagactcacccaagtggcagcaaatttattttgcagccagggaacCTAGGCTCTCTCTTTTGGCTTGCGagttggaaaaaccaaactggtcaggccaatcacatcatgtatagagtcggtgggcggagcttatggctgctgctgggaacagcagtcttctggaagacttggagatcagcttttttttatttttttttttgagaaaagaacaaagaacggcactgaagtaaTTCttcaaaaaggaagatgtgtttggagttttgccgactggatacggcaaaagtttaatctatcaactggctccgctaccttcttcgttgctctgcctggttatagtgctatcctattgcgtgcagagagaatgtgaaagacaaccgtttatcccgcccctcggattgagctccgtcaatggtgagttcccagacccaacatctggatgtgggtctggcttgtcaggctaggtgTTTCCAGCAGTTTGAAAGACTTGAGTCGAGGCATGTTCAGGTAAAGTAGGTACatttgaaaaagttaaataCAACCTCATTACAAAATAACTGCCATGTATTTAATATTACATATATGGTGATACAATATTAGTCAAAAATCAGAattctcgcgagagcacaattttgAATtagctcagcgagtcactctggcattcagtaatgatgctcattaactatggcCTTGCAGCCgggctgcaccaatcacatcggtgtatctgatataggcgggccagaggcgagctaaacagatgacgacagtttaatctaccggttagctccgctggtagctaagcgtacggggctctggatacgtcaccccgtctattgttgtgattggtcgtagagttatccaattgcgtgcagtgagattttcaaatgcatgcttggtgccgcccctcgagttgggccattttcattactcagtgccagacccttaatctttcggatttgggtctggatttccaggcaaGGGTTGACTAtaggtgctttaacaaaatattcacacaatgagagttttgataaataatcaccaataatgtggatataatgactaaatgGGTAGatgtaaataatagaacagctctAATAGGctggtgagttcagaaaatgacatcacattactgtaatgcagccctTAAAACCAGGAGAAGACGACACTTgggtcatattacgatatccaaaatctaaggcggTATCTAGCCTCCCATATCGATgtcgatatatcgatatacgGTATTGTCCAGCCCTATCATTAGTGGATTCTGcagtgtttttcctttttttggacATGTTTTGAGTGAATCCACTTTCTGTCTTGCATTAGAAGATGAACTTTGACCTTCAGTTTGTTGAGGAAAAACTGTtcagttaaataaatgtaatattggATAGGGGCACAGAGGGACATATAGACGCCGATATGTGCCAGGCATGGTCTGATACAGTTCAGGGTGTTGCATCTTCTCCATCTTTCGAAGGTGAAGCTATCTAAAATGTACCCTAATATATAAATCCTCTACGTGACCAATGTGTGTAAGTGAGGTGTAATGTCAATAAGTATGTGGAGCAGCTTTGTACTCTTATCTAATCTGATCATCTTTTGTACAGGACCTGTTTTTTGTAAAACCATTTCTGTAATATTTTATAGAATTTGTATGCAATGTTTGCCTTTTTCTAAAATACCAATAAATAGacgtataaaaaaaattatataatctTGGAAATCCATAGGCATTCATCAAATGAATCCCAACTTGGTGTCTCCTTCGCAGAACTCAAACGGTCAAACGGCCGACCCAAAAGGGAAGAGGTTGAAGAGAAAGTATAAAAGGAGGAAAACCGAAGGCAAGAAGTCTGATGATGATTGCTTCCGCTGTGGGGACGGAGGGCAGCTGGTGCTCTGTGGCAAGAAGACTTGCACCAAAGCTTATCACCTCTCCTGCCTCAACCTCACCAAGAGACCTTTCGGtaagaacccccccccccctcccgaaATACGACACGGCAGCAGCTAATATGCAGTTAATTTTGAGGTCTTTCTaaattttgtgtctgtttcccCGCAGGCCGCTGGGACTGCCCCTGGCACCACTGTGACGTCTGTGGCAAAAACTCTGAGGCTTTCTGTCAGCTCTGCCCCAACTCCTTTTGCAGTGCTCACCAGGAGGGGGCGCTGCGTCCCTGGCCCCCCACAGGACAGCTGTGCTGCCAGGAGCACGACGAGCCGGAGGGAACAGACGACCGGGACCGCGAGCTCAACTTGGAGACTAACGCGACGCCGACGCCCGCCGCTGGCACCCAACTCCCTAAAGGCTCCAGGAAGGCAGTAGCCGGGGCCAAAACGAAAGGCTCCAAGAGGAAAGCAGCAGAGGCCTAacggtgacctctgacctttcagAGCCAAAAGGCCA
It contains:
- the nsd2 gene encoding histone-lysine N-methyltransferase NSD2 isoform X1, with the protein product MDSKGSSLPSMPEPANPISMKQPPESLSVRKGGGDMSSDPALLMDKAAAQLAATLQDGALQKMAGHSHNNHSHERLKDLTSRVLNGDQDALPKLCAPEPPMLKGAEAPATNGTHQHNCTPDTEHELKVTIPQVVEQPVFEPCRAKGTSLATATEGTISGPEKRKDSKKRRGGPHNPNLSSSVIPVEPGAAHESDLIPELTQEDTEDSPLLIRFSVGDLVWTKVSGYPWWPCMVTTDPEFNNHIKPKQKAVNSRSGLLYHVQYFGDAPERGYIFEKNMVSFTGEDQYQELSQGNKPPASRVLHKKTAPSVPLKLQAQWNMGIIQAKEAFSMSLDERVVNFTFLYDDDGPHLNPCILEKLKPQQKSNEMDQETESRLSPDLHSPLVGPTNEPAAAPQSQDSTSTGKKTQASRTKLNWQRRGKGHLNNFLSKKQLNNTVSSKEMLQLLPTSQDPTTSAPDLQAESVIPQKKKRRPRQAQSSTKTVRRRKKPATDKTSDPGKKRKPKLVSSTDDIAEPVSLPVSLPVKRQRKKTSERPPTDATADKVQQPKKRRKTSKDAAKQASTSEGTDKKQRRRKKADKDVTETKKRLTKSKALLTDVQDAEKPKRRRKRKQDGENQATPPKAKKRRASPCPDPEFTTRLLQGSGSEGRPESPCDSLDGTKKGERKKEFVCQMCEQAGEDLVPCEGQCCGMFHLHCLGLSLKPDEKLLCQECSTGIHSCFSCKQSDGVMRRCHVPHCGKFYHEACIRLNPLTVFDNKGFRCPLHTCLSCHYGCRTKQKSTKGRLMRCLRCPVAYHVGDLCVAAGSEMITNTAIICTNHFNAKKGYSHHSHVNVSWCFVCSKGGQLLCCESCPAAFHPDCLNIAMPDGSWFCNDCRAGKKPKYRDIIWVKLGTYRWWPAEIHHPRNIPTNIQHLRHEIGEFPVFFFGSKDYFWTHQGRVFPYMEGDRGSKYQRTGIGKVFKNALLEAEVRFKEIKIKREAKEAQENSRKPPPYKFIKVNKPFGRVQVYTADISEIPKCNCKPTDERPCGFESECLNRMLQYECHPQVCPNGERCCNQDFTKRLYPETKIIKTPGKGWGLIALRDIKKGEFVNEYIGELIDEEECRARIKYAQENNITDFYMLTIDKDRIIDAGPKGNYSRFMNHSCQPNCETQKWTVNGDTRVGLFAVCDIPAGTELTFNYNLDCLGNEKTVCRCGAPNCSGFLGDRPKNSNGQTADPKGKRLKRKYKRRKTEGKKSDDDCFRCGDGGQLVLCGKKTCTKAYHLSCLNLTKRPFGRWDCPWHHCDVCGKNSEAFCQLCPNSFCSAHQEGALRPWPPTGQLCCQEHDEPEGTDDRDRELNLETNATPTPAAGTQLPKGSRKAVAGAKTKGSKRKAAEA
- the nsd2 gene encoding histone-lysine N-methyltransferase NSD2 isoform X2, whose translation is MDSKGSSLPSMPEPANPISMKQPPESLSVRKGGGDMSSDPALLMDKAAAQLAATLQDGALQKMAGHSHNNHSHERLKDLTSRVLNGDQDALPKLCAPEPPMLKGAEAPATNGTHQHNCTPDTEHELKVTIPQVVEQPVFEPCRAKGTSLATATEGTISGPEKRKDSKKRRGGPHNPNLSSSVIPVEPGAAHESDLIPELTQEDTEDSPLLIRFSVGDLVWTKVSGYPWWPCMVTTDPEFNNHIKPKQKAVNSRSGLLYHVQYFGDAPERGYIFEKNMVSFTGEDQYQELSQGNKPPASRVLHKKTAPSVPLKLQAQWNMGIIQAKEAFSMSLDERVVNFTFLYDDDGPHLNPCILEKLKPQQKSNEMDQETESRLSPDLHSPLVGPTNEPAAAPQSQDSTSTGKKTQASRTKLNWQRRGKGHLNNFLSKKQLNNTVSSKEMLQLLPTSQDPTTSAPDLQAESVIPQKKKRRPRQAQSSTKTVRRRKKPATDKTSDPGKKRKPKLVSSTDDIAEPVSLPVSLPVKRQRKKTSERPPTDATADKVQQPKKRRKTSKDAAKQASTSEGTDKKQRRRKKADKDVTETKKRLTKSKALLTDVQDAEKPKRRRKRKQDGENQATPPKAKKRRASPCPDPEGSGSEGRPESPCDSLDGTKKGERKKEFVCQMCEQAGEDLVPCEGQCCGMFHLHCLGLSLKPDEKLLCQECSTGIHSCFSCKQSDGVMRRCHVPHCGKFYHEACIRLNPLTVFDNKGFRCPLHTCLSCHYGCRTKQKSTKGRLMRCLRCPVAYHVGDLCVAAGSEMITNTAIICTNHFNAKKGYSHHSHVNVSWCFVCSKGGQLLCCESCPAAFHPDCLNIAMPDGSWFCNDCRAGKKPKYRDIIWVKLGTYRWWPAEIHHPRNIPTNIQHLRHEIGEFPVFFFGSKDYFWTHQGRVFPYMEGDRGSKYQRTGIGKVFKNALLEAEVRFKEIKIKREAKEAQENSRKPPPYKFIKVNKPFGRVQVYTADISEIPKCNCKPTDERPCGFESECLNRMLQYECHPQVCPNGERCCNQDFTKRLYPETKIIKTPGKGWGLIALRDIKKGEFVNEYIGELIDEEECRARIKYAQENNITDFYMLTIDKDRIIDAGPKGNYSRFMNHSCQPNCETQKWTVNGDTRVGLFAVCDIPAGTELTFNYNLDCLGNEKTVCRCGAPNCSGFLGDRPKNSNGQTADPKGKRLKRKYKRRKTEGKKSDDDCFRCGDGGQLVLCGKKTCTKAYHLSCLNLTKRPFGRWDCPWHHCDVCGKNSEAFCQLCPNSFCSAHQEGALRPWPPTGQLCCQEHDEPEGTDDRDRELNLETNATPTPAAGTQLPKGSRKAVAGAKTKGSKRKAAEA